In the Populus trichocarpa isolate Nisqually-1 chromosome 1, P.trichocarpa_v4.1, whole genome shotgun sequence genome, GGACAATCTACTTTCAATAATCAGACCATAATTAAACAGAAATGTTGTAAAGCCTATTTAAGCTAAAGTACTGGACCAAGTAAAACCATCCTAATCAGTGTGAATTTCCTAAACCATAACAATAAGATTTCATATTACACATATCTCATCAGGAAAATCGAAATAGCATATGAGATTACGATTTAAGAATCAAATATGTATGTATTTCTCTACCTCCACAAGTTTTCTTTAATGGCAGTTTAACACTCTATAGAGCAAATACCGCATAAGTTAAAAAGCAAAATTCCATACATTAAGTTAAGATAGATATTATAAGTCTTCAATCCCAGAAGGCTCTCAGCACAATGGaccttgaaattgaattttcagAAATTTTAGACGTTAAACTTGTGAACTTTCAATCCTGTTTCTCATTTTTGTGCAGGATTAAGGCAGACAGATGTTATAGAGCAGTAACACAATGTTTCATAGAAACTTCAATCCCGTGAAGGACCTCAGCTGAAAAGAATTTTAAGGAATTATAGACGTGAaactcatttaacttttttatcctATCAGATACTTTTGTACAAGATGCACCCAACATCTTGGTGAGGCAAGAACATCAACATTCCATTGAGGCTTAAGGGAAATAAGGGGCAAATCCAGGTGTGCTAAACCACATAAATCCAAGAGTTCTCATTTACTGCTTTCATTAGAAATAAGAAGTCATTAGATATTTACAATGCTGTGAAACCCTAAACATAACAAAcagtgtggtttccaattgaaaagTTGGAAATGCTAATATTACAGCTGTCACATACTTGAacatttaaacatttatatctCAAATTTCTCCTCATTTTTCCTGTTCTTTTTTTGAATAATGAGTAGGGAGTCATATCCACTTTCATTTTTTGGGGGTACTCCTTCAACTCTGTTTGCATTGGTTTTGGGTAGTCTGTTCAACCTGTCCTCGCTCTCCTCCATTACTACAGGACCTAGTATCTTAGTTATCCTATTCCTTTATTATTCTCTGAATAAAAACAGCTTGAACATCACATTTTCAAATGTAAATTACAGAATGCTTTATGACTTGCCCATTCTTTTCCATAAAAGGGTCCTGCTCTAATTATTTCATGCTAGTTTCTCAGTAGGTATTAAATTCAACCAAAAAATTACAACACATTCCAACTTACACAGAATTCTTTTTCATGCCATTTGATATTCCACACCCTGAAACCATTTATCCATCTAAACCTAAAAAGGAACGTGTGATTTGAATTCCTGACCACAACAAGTGTACAGCAAATCTAATCTCATAAGCAACCATAACCAAATAAGATTTTACAAGCAACCAGCATTGCAAATTGAGCTGGTTATTTAACAAGATACAAAATTGGTcaactcaataataaaaaaatggcaCGAATAATTCTCATTCATTCAAATTAATGACACAGAGCCAATAATAAAGGCTTTCAATTAATCAGGGCTCTACATGGTTAGAGCATCTCATTGTAGATATAATTTCCTGACTCATGGAAGTCGATCATCTGATGACAAATATAAAGGTAACTTTCTAAGTTTTGACTTTTTTGAGAACAAAGCTTCCTTCACTGCACTATATTGAAGAGCTTTCTATAATTTTGGAACTCAGTTTTATAGTCTTCTTGTAAATTATAAGCTCATCTGAgctaataatacaaaaaaaaaaaaaaatctcgtaGAAAACATCACAAGAATCCAGGATGAAATTCATGCATGGACAAAATTAACAGCACTTAAAAGTTTCTGTAAATACCATAATCAGGATGCATAATACTTCAATAACATAACTGAGAAGGCAATAGCCAGACAGATATTAAAgaataacaaatacaaacatgAATCGATCAATTAATAAGAAGCCTGTAACCACAACTACGTATAGGAGGAACAGAAAATGCCACTGTCATTTCATCCACCATGATCATTTAGCATCCAACAGCATAACGCTTTGTACATACAACGAAGATCTTATCTTTGTTTAAGCAAAGCCTGCGAAAATGAATGTGCTTCATTTGGAAAGGAGTACTTTTTCTGTATCCTCGGGTAAAACTATTACATGATAAGTCTAAGAGTGAATGAATTTAAGACAAGACAGCAAAGACTTCCAGGAAGTATTTACTACTGATGGAAAACCAAATTGGTTGCCATTGGAATTGATTCAATTAAATGCGAATCAGAAAAGAATTCCTTTTGATTGCTCTAATAAATATCATGCCAAATATGCAATGTCATTCAATAAAAGGCAAGTGTATGAACCTTTTCTAGCAGGTCAACATCATCACTTCTGGCCTTCTTTTCATATCCTGGTGGTGGAAATGGAAAGCAACGCGACATTGAACAGAATCCCAAAACACAAAACAGTGACGCCTTTCACCaaagaaaatgattgaattaCTTTCCAAAAGCACTGTTCTGAAAAGAGAATGGACCAGTAACTATGCTCCTGTCCATACACCATGTCCCCACATTCATTACCAGGTTCAACACTTCCCCATGAAGTTGTATATCACATCCAACAGCCACGAGTCCCAAATCCACCAAAATCCCCTTCAATAACAAAGCTCAAACTAATCCACTCGATCAAATCTTCTAGTACATTACGCTCTACTGCAATAATTCTACAAAAACTCAGTTGCAAAAGTAACCTTGAAATGTTTTCCTTCTTGATGAACAACTTTGCTCAAATTATGTTAAACCTCAAGGTCTCTAGAGAAATGAAATTGTCCACTGAAATCCGATCTTCAGCGTTGCCTTTTGTGGCAATAAAGAACCATAACCTCCTTACCCTTGAAAGGAAACCCTAATGCACAAATCATTCCCAAGTTCAAGATCAAGCATAAAACAGCCAAAAACCCAGAAACCTTTACCCtccaatacaacaaaaaaaagtaattctTGATCACTTCCAGACAATCCTAAATGCGCAATCCTCTTCCATGCCCAAAAACAAGCAATGCTCAACAATACCACTCTATGCAATTTCAAATTAACGATAGGCAATAATTGTCTAATCCACAAGTCCAACCACTTGAAAGACAGCTCATTCCCTGCCTTGCTCTTGAATCAAAACCCTAATCAGtccaaaatcaagaaattcaatAAGTTCCCAGTTATGATCCAGCAAACCCtacaaaaatacaaactttGCAACAAGCACATAAAATCCACTACTCAGACcccaaaaaaaaccttgaattcAGCTCTAAGAAAACCccgaaagaaacaaagaaacttgtagaataaatgaagaataaagGGAATATGAGAGaagcccttttctttttaatacctAATCAGAAATGGGTATCAATCAAAAGCCAAAAAGAAAGCTTGATTCAAAGAGTaaacttgaagaaaacaaatcatacacaatttagacaaaaaagaaaaaaaaaagttgtctgAAATCAATATATCTATCTATTACCTTGTCCGCTACAACAAACAGAACATTATTGTAGAGGAACAAGATCTTTCGCTTTCTTTATAGAATTTCGTGAACAGAAACAATGaaagaatttgatcttttttcgTGTTTCTGTCTTggttttttctctgtttctgCTACTGTTGTTGCTCTCTTCTAATAGAGAAAGAGgggtttccttttatttcttttgtttgtctACGGAAGTTACACGCAAgaatgaaaaggaagaagaaaaattagtaaTCATTGAGATATGAGATTATAGGTATTTGATGACACAATTCTTAAAAATTTGGaagtaatttttcatttaaattatatttgagaatttattaatttttttaatatattaatttattatgagaGTGTATTTTAGATATCATATaataatagatttaattttaattgaagtaAGTTGTTCTGGGAATACTTTTATTGTTGAACAAAgaatatatatgttataaaaaaagtttccttacgaaaacaaatgaattttataaacttaagaataaatgaaaataaaactttaaaaagtatagccaataataatatataattaagtttaatacataaatatttattttatttatatttgcttAGAAATTGGATATCTAAAAtgtaaattatctaaaatatggTTACTTTGATTAGGAGGATCGGTATCTCCATAATTATCATAATGATTATGAAAAGATTAGAGTAATAATTTCAGTTTGTTTCTGTTTCAAACTATAAGTATTGCCacttttatccttttaaatttgttatatatatgataacatgaggtaattttttaagttaaaaataataacaccATGTGTCTTATTATGAaagttacaaaataaattatataatatttatttttctttaaaatatttatttggttaatgCAATTTTAAtccacaaaaaaatatcatgattttattaCTCATGCAAAGTTCAGAATAAGGTTCAAGTCACGAGTTAAATAAAATagcttgaaataataataaaaaatttattattttaagattatttaaaaaaataaaatgatattatatttttaaaaaatatcaaattagattttgataAGATTGGtctatcaatattttatataacttttatccgttataatttaaaatttaacttggatTATAAATCGATCGGGTCAATAAATTACCGAGTTCAAACGAAAAGTAACACATTAAACGTTTAATAACTAACTATTTCGTGTGCATTGTAATTATATCTCTccttattctatcacatgtctCGTAtacctaaatttaaaattaatttttatcatatcttcacatgttatatatatatatatatatatatatatatatatatatatatatatatatataacatgacaCGCAGCATGCATCCTTAACTGTACAAGGCCAATAAGGACAGGAGAccaatttttaaatatactttGCCAAGTAGGAGCAGAGTGAGTTAGTTCCATGTGCAAATTTGTGACTGAAGTCACTTGTGTGACAACTGACAGAGAAAGACACTGAAATGCTtgagagttttttcttttttcttcaactaAAATAGTTGACCgattttgattggatcaacTATCACCGACCCAGTACAAAAAAAACTCGATGAGGAATAAGTTTTAGATTTGGAAATCAACAAATTAACGAAATAATCTATTTTGagcaaatcaatttttataacaCAACTCCTCctagtgtttttcatttatatattcaaactagtttatgtttatattgattaattctatatattatatcgattaattctatatattataaaattaataatcatataaacttataataattattatattagtaaTTATAGAGGTAGAAACTGATCCTCCCATTATTTGTTGTATTTGACATggaatagattttttatttttttaagtttaacgtcggtgtccgggtcagcttgcgtgcacctcgattaatctcacgggtcctgaagttaacaaccatgtaagcctccagtagctatcatataagcaaccataGGTCTCGAACCTAAAACTAAACAAACCGTTTAATCCCAAGTCACAGTTCCTCCCATTATTTCTTGTATTTGACGTGGACTAGATTTTCTAGGACTGTTGGTAGAGGTGTGTTCACGACGATGAAGGATCACTTTCTTGTACTTGTAGACTAGAAAACTTTACGACGAAGAAATTCCTCCTCTTATTGCATATGACCATTAAAATGATGCTATTCATGACATCATATTCCTGCCTACATGGAAATCCATATCTTCTTTTGGAAGTGACAATGTatcaaaatttaagatttatagATAAGAGGTAATTTAGTGTTGGTGATAgtggttaattaatatatttaagtgtttgtgttttttttttttaatttaaggaaTTCTAGACTTATTATATAAGTTTTAGTATATGCAAAAACAGTTATAATCGGAGGAATTAAAGACCATTTGATGATAAAGTTAATATATTTACcggaaatgtattaaatgatttaaaaaattttaaatttaaggaaaaaagatgtttattcttgatttttaagctgattaatgctttgaaatctatatatttttatcttaagagATGAAAAGTTCTTACATTTTACCTGGATAATTCAGGAGGTATTTATACCTCGTGAACCTTGTCGTtttcaaagaagagaatgacTGAAAACCCCTTTGTTTTTTACgatattaatgagagataaatatctcttacatattATTAATGAGATAATAAGTCTGATAAATCCACTATGAGATTTTATATACACATACAAGTATAAATATAATGGTTTATTATATCTTCTATACTTTTATTATAGAGAATCGTTCACAATCAGACATATAATCTTAAAACTTGAACATCAccaagttttttgaatttatttttgctaGATTTACGTTTCTTTAATCTTAGCTAACTACCAAACCTAAATACTTTGAATCTGTGATGTTTATTagatctattttatttaaaataaattttatttataaaaattttaaccaaaaattaACAGGCGAGAAGATTTTAGGTACGTGATTTATCTTTGAACGTTCACAGGATCCCACATTAGGAAACACATAAACGCCTTCCAAACAAGAAAATGACTGGCTGAAATATTGCTTTCGAGGAGCACTCCTCCATGAACTTCCGAGACTAACAGCTACAAATTCCAAATCCATCACTCTTTTAGGCAGCTATTCTATGATCTATTGTTCGGTCTATACTATATTGAATTATGATTTCTATTTGTTAAGTAAGGAAAATTataaaagcaatatatatatgttatgcaAGGATGATAATGCCCTCATACTGTGTcatgtatataaatataaaaataataatctaattctcttttaattgttaactaatatattatttaatttaacgtcaattaataaataaaagcaacagtttatataaaaaaatcattttatatcgtattatttagttttattttattaataaaataggttttttctctatttttattgaattatttgtcaaaaatacttctttctttatttttatggttattttattaataaaataggttttttctctatttttattgaattatttgtcaaaaataattctttctttatttttatggttattttatttgttgacaTATCTAAgtgattgtttatttattttttaaatatatttgattactttcatttatagataaaattatttttttattttatctattttataaatttaattattaatgtaaattattttttattattttcaaataatcaaataattttatattacaataaaaatatttttttaataatttttttgtttttttatattttttgaatttatggaTAATGAAGAATGCGTCGTAAAAATGTTATAAAGTCTTATCTCATGGGACAATGTAGGTTTGTCTTGGAAGAATGGTGGGATATAAACTTAAACTTCAAGATATGACAAAAACTATTTCTTGTCTTGTTATATATGTATTATGTATTACattgatttgttttgtgtttagaattgagtttaaaaaatatgtttggtttaataagatattaaattaatatttttatttagtgttttaagatggttttaatttgttaaaatcaaaaattaaaaaatatattttaaaatgaaaattcctTTCACCAcaatattaaagatattttgtttttcatttgaataaGTTTCTTAGGTTCTATTTGGTATTGCAATCCAATcatgttcttaaatttttttatttttttagcttcaaattattattattattatgtttttagatcagtttgatatgctgatgtaaaaaaaatataaaaaaatatcattataatgtatttctaaacaaaaaatactttaaaaaataatatcaactaaACTTCCAAACATATGCTAAAGTTTTTTCAGTGTTGTCttacaaaactattaaaatcttacttaaattttaatagtaaaatcCCATGCCATTGCAAGGATGAAAGCACAACAAGAAATAGTTGATAGTTAGGGAGAaataatctcttatttatttatttattaattcgaATATTAAGACTATAATTTAATAAAGCATATTCATTTTCACCTCAAATATTGAACAAAATTTCTAAGCAATAAAATTTATCCAAGAAACAATTTTAGGAGACAAGCACAAAACAATGAAAGGACGATCAATCATAAAGCAGAGAATAAATTGAAAGTGGTGAATAAATGAATGCTACTACTTTTCttctatataatattttctgTAAATTAAGCCTCGTATGttacaaatcaaaatttttgtgGAGTTGCCAAGACCACAGCCATTTCCTCTTACATTTTTCAACTGGAAAGAGCTTCGGCTAAAggcaaatagaataaaattgcaCAGGCTTGTGCATCTCTTCCAAGCAACCCTGCTCAATTACTTTTTCTGAATGAATTAGTGATACTGTGCCGGAAGGAAAGGAGGAAAAACCTGCCCTTCAACAATACCTTTCTATTCGTGCTCGCTCCGGCATGCAATGAAGTGTCTGAGATCATTAGCTTGCATTCACCACCTTTTCAAAACTCAGGCAGTTAAAGAATGCACACCACTACTGCCTCGATACTCTGGCAGTTGCAGACTAAACTGTCCAGGGAATCAGAAAAATGCAGCTTGAGAATCGAATAACCAACCCAATGCCCAGATGTTGCTATACCTCTCCCCGATGCAGAACGTGGTTCTACGGAGGGTCCAACACATTAGATTGTTCCGGATTGTCAACCATGTCCAAttgctgaaatcatcaatagGGAATCACGTATGGCAGCGCATAAACATCAGCCCACTCAAAGTGTAGAGCTTCTGACCACACCGGTGGTGTCTCGTCGACCCCTGAAAATCCAACCTTGGGCTTCTTTGCTTGGGAATTGGTGCTCTGAAATAGCCATTCTTGGTCCTCGAAATCAGAACAATCTTCCATTTTGGGCACTGTAAGCACATAAGGCAGATACTTGGAATCTGGATGGGGTTGTTTCTTAGACACTTCAGCTATTTGATCCGTTTGTGCAGTTGAATGCAACGGCTTCATTAAAGAGATAGATAGCGGCTGAGTTGTTGAGGAGATTGACAGAGCTTGAGCTTCTATCAAACCATTTATCTTGTGTCCTTTATTATCCACCTTATCATTATTGACAGCCTCCTGCTTACCTCGTATAGCTGCAGTGGGATTTTGGCAAGTTCCCAACATCCTTCCATTCTCAGCTGATAGAGGCAAGGACGAAGCGGGTCTTGGCAACTTATCCGGCTTAATATCATTAGCTGCAATGGAAAACAAAATGGAAGCAGATGCATCAACTTAAAAAAGTATGTGGAGTCTGGACTTG is a window encoding:
- the LOC7495841 gene encoding DEAD-box ATP-dependent RNA helicase 42; translation: MVTLVAKAPSNWVDGKEKNKRDDDGNMDGQGIRDEARFNGSTQSLSATFQARCDETPRPLEKDIEKMEGKDKSKQKESNHKRKYKEKKDKEKDKVRDKEKKREEKPKEKSEHKKKEQDKLKESGKSDAVANNTVKPSHLPKEITNSAVHEVNIKKRKDSDTNGFLHANDIKPDKLPRPASSLPLSAENGRMLGTCQNPTAAIRGKQEAVNNDKVDNKGHKINGLIEAQALSISSTTQPLSISLMKPLHSTAQTDQIAEVSKKQPHPDSKYLPYVLTVPKMEDCSDFEDQEWLFQSTNSQAKKPKVGFSGVDETPPVWSEALHFEWADVYALPYVIPY